The Sulfurimonas hydrogeniphila genome includes a window with the following:
- a CDS encoding PulJ/GspJ family protein: protein MKKAFTLIEMMISITILSIMMVYLYRVNASVNKSNTFYEKQVNGFNSLSLKKRVLFLDLSLMLYQQNSIVHNDKNEDVLFLQTTHSLHRRVNPYVTYIVKNKKLYRLESLQKPAYPLSEADKFNADCLGSVDVFRVYKQKDKAVFLVNLKFEDSDRILMKINALNEY from the coding sequence ATGAAAAAAGCTTTTACATTGATAGAAATGATGATATCTATAACTATTTTATCTATTATGATGGTTTATTTGTACAGAGTCAATGCTTCTGTAAACAAAAGTAATACATTTTATGAAAAACAGGTCAACGGATTTAATTCTCTGAGTCTAAAAAAGAGAGTACTTTTCCTAGACTTGTCTTTAATGCTTTATCAGCAAAACAGTATCGTGCATAATGACAAAAATGAAGATGTCCTCTTTTTGCAAACAACACACTCCCTTCACAGAAGAGTAAACCCTTATGTGACCTATATAGTCAAAAATAAAAAACTTTACAGACTGGAATCATTACAAAAACCTGCTTATCCGTTATCAGAAGCCGATAAATTTAATGCAGACTGTCTTGGCAGTGTTGATGTCTTCAGAGTCTATAAACAAAAGGATAAAGCAGTTTTTTTAGTCAATTTGAAGTTTGAAGATTCTGACCGTATATTGATGAAAATAAATGCTTTAAATGAATATTAA
- a CDS encoding type IV pilus modification PilV family protein, with the protein MEKLRWMKQSVSDYKMFCTATCNLHRRAFTLIEVMVAVMIISVVIMALLQINANNTHIFSQVKNQETATQYLSLLVGTKYGFENEKISLEELVSDFDLDDDFRRELKHTDIEIVYQTLQNIDTSMFDESANEEEDNDPNKKNSAGTIYETGRSTLKTKNYSSSLLRLRIR; encoded by the coding sequence ATGGAGAAACTTCGCTGGATGAAGCAATCCGTATCGGATTATAAAATGTTTTGTACTGCTACATGTAATCTTCACAGGAGAGCTTTTACATTGATAGAGGTAATGGTAGCAGTGATGATTATTTCAGTGGTAATTATGGCGTTACTGCAAATAAATGCCAACAATACACATATATTTTCTCAGGTGAAAAATCAGGAAACGGCTACGCAATATCTTTCATTGCTTGTAGGAACAAAATATGGCTTTGAAAATGAAAAGATATCTTTAGAAGAGTTGGTTTCAGACTTTGATTTGGATGATGATTTTAGAAGAGAACTCAAACATACAGATATAGAAATAGTGTATCAAACACTGCAGAATATTGACACAAGCATGTTTGATGAATCCGCAAACGAGGAAGAAGATAACGATCCAAATAAAAAAAACAGTGCAGGAACTATCTACGAAACAGGAAGAAGTACATTGAAAACCAAGAACTACTCCTCATCACTGTTACGGTTAAGAATACGATGA
- a CDS encoding phage integrase central domain-containing protein translates to MAKRKSKLTFDDLAEKYFADKTHTTKEANKEKARYINHIQKDIGHMLPKNISSDQLLKMQTNFKKRFSPRTTNHLIFLIGTIFKYATQRKLLG, encoded by the coding sequence ATTGCAAAAAGAAAATCCAAACTCACTTTTGATGACTTAGCAGAAAAATATTTTGCTGATAAAACGCACACAACCAAAGAAGCAAACAAAGAGAAAGCAAGATATATAAATCATATCCAAAAAGATATCGGACACATGCTTCCAAAAAATATCTCTTCTGATCAACTCTTAAAAATGCAGACAAACTTCAAAAAGAGATTCTCTCCAAGAACAACTAACCATCTCATCTTTTTAATTGGAACAATTTTTAAGTATGCCACGCAAAGGAAACTGTTGGGATAA
- a CDS encoding site-2 protease family protein gives MNKVSNSKMLQIITKLLILIALSKLLALVLLWYLPSNGIDVKIKKNYRPAYQRVNFTNMLTPLHTNTKGYKKTNETGAHRSITDMTLIGLYGSKNYGYAIVAMKSNLKKTSIIGVGETYNGYTLKEINNDNVVFTKDGKNYILYFVKQKIKDVSINRVTHNETDNETDNGVTNISRQDIKFFEKNPQKIWKQIAIKEVMEDGKIKGFKIMKINKNSKFAALGLQKGDIVIKANNIDLTSYKAVMNIYKNVNKLSEISLVVLRNNTEKELIYEIH, from the coding sequence ATGAACAAAGTCTCTAATTCCAAGATGTTGCAAATTATTACAAAATTGTTGATTTTAATAGCTCTTTCCAAGCTGCTTGCGCTCGTGCTGTTATGGTATTTGCCAAGCAATGGTATAGATGTAAAGATAAAAAAGAATTATCGTCCGGCATATCAAAGAGTAAATTTTACAAATATGCTTACTCCTTTGCATACAAATACCAAGGGGTATAAAAAAACAAATGAAACGGGTGCGCACAGAAGTATTACCGATATGACTCTGATCGGTCTTTATGGTTCTAAAAATTATGGATATGCCATAGTGGCAATGAAATCGAATTTGAAAAAAACTTCAATTATCGGAGTGGGTGAAACGTATAATGGCTATACTTTGAAAGAAATCAATAACGATAATGTTGTTTTTACAAAAGACGGCAAAAACTATATACTCTATTTTGTCAAACAAAAAATTAAAGATGTAAGTATAAACCGGGTCACGCATAATGAAACAGATAATGAAACAGATAATGGTGTGACAAATATATCAAGGCAGGATATAAAGTTTTTTGAAAAAAATCCTCAAAAGATTTGGAAACAAATTGCCATAAAGGAAGTCATGGAAGATGGAAAAATTAAAGGTTTTAAGATAATGAAAATAAATAAAAATTCAAAATTTGCAGCACTCGGGTTGCAAAAAGGTGATATTGTCATTAAAGCAAACAATATTGATTTGACATCATATAAAGCAGTGATGAATATATATAAAAATGTAAACAAATTAAGCGAAATAAGCTTGGTTGTTTTAAGAAATAACACAGAAAAGGAATTGATATATGAAATTCATTAA
- a CDS encoding YqiA/YcfP family alpha/beta fold hydrolase produces the protein MIIYIHGFASSGEGYKAKLFREYFINKNEKFMAPSLSYIPELAIQTLEEIIKNSQEKVSLMGSSLGGYYATYLAHKYNLKAVLINPSTYPYSTLQKTLGFMQSFYDGSCFEWRESHLQMLKKYEVQEPKQENFMLLLQKGDETLNYKEAADKFDKATLMIEEGGSHSFDNIERYFEKTETFLR, from the coding sequence ATGATTATTTATATACACGGTTTTGCAAGCAGCGGAGAAGGGTATAAAGCAAAACTTTTTAGAGAATATTTTATAAACAAAAATGAAAAATTTATGGCGCCATCATTGTCATATATCCCTGAATTGGCTATACAGACACTGGAAGAAATTATAAAAAATTCACAAGAAAAAGTCAGTCTGATGGGTTCGTCTTTGGGAGGGTACTATGCAACATATCTTGCACATAAATATAATCTTAAAGCAGTACTGATAAATCCTTCAACCTATCCGTATAGTACACTGCAAAAAACACTTGGTTTTATGCAGAGTTTTTATGACGGCAGCTGTTTTGAATGGAGAGAATCCCATCTGCAAATGCTTAAAAAGTATGAAGTACAAGAACCAAAACAGGAGAACTTTATGCTTTTGCTCCAAAAAGGAGATGAAACACTCAACTACAAAGAAGCGGCAGATAAGTTTGATAAAGCAACACTGATGATAGAAGAGGGCGGAAGCCACAGTTTTGACAATATTGAACGCTATTTTGAAAAAACGGAAACGTTTTTACGATAA
- a CDS encoding nucleotidyltransferase family protein: MNKATILQYLKNKKNEFKKLYGINTLGLYGSYARDEAKSTSDIDIFYTRDRNFELKSGIEFLKIQDTIASELNVEKVDFVSLDFMNPIIKHYAKKDFIYV, encoded by the coding sequence ATGAATAAAGCGACTATTTTACAATACCTCAAAAATAAAAAAAATGAGTTTAAAAAGCTTTATGGTATAAATACATTGGGACTCTATGGTAGTTATGCAAGAGATGAAGCTAAATCTACAAGTGATATAGATATATTTTATACAAGAGACAGAAATTTTGAATTAAAGAGTGGTATTGAATTTTTAAAAATTCAAGATACGATTGCCTCAGAGCTTAATGTAGAAAAAGTAGATTTTGTTTCTTTAGATTTTATGAATCCGATAATAAAACATTATGCAAAAAAAGATTTTATCTATGTATGA
- a CDS encoding patatin-like phospholipase family protein, whose amino-acid sequence MENCQFPREITLCLSGGAGRGAYHLGIVSVLQENGVKIKAVSGTSAGALIGASLACGKSAAYIFEVIQSKEFRSVFKISLGNGYLFKLDHNVAVVDKLIDKESFETLEIPLHVTACDVEKEQAIYYDSGKILKEAVLASCSIAPLFAPVYVNKTLVVDGGLVDNFPVERLQQYNYPIIGINLFPKYKKVPKTILGWIKKNIHTAWQSKYVSKKELCYMYLCNEKLLDIKVFSFRDIGKAYAMGREEMQKIIKESNKV is encoded by the coding sequence ATGGAAAATTGTCAGTTTCCGCGAGAAATAACTCTTTGTTTGTCCGGAGGTGCAGGTCGCGGAGCATACCATTTGGGCATAGTTTCCGTACTGCAGGAGAACGGTGTCAAGATTAAAGCTGTCAGCGGTACAAGCGCAGGTGCTCTGATCGGAGCATCCCTTGCCTGCGGCAAGAGTGCCGCATACATTTTTGAGGTGATACAATCAAAAGAGTTCCGCTCTGTTTTTAAGATCTCTTTGGGTAACGGCTATCTTTTTAAACTTGATCATAATGTGGCAGTTGTTGACAAACTTATAGACAAAGAAAGTTTTGAAACACTTGAGATACCGTTACATGTAACGGCATGTGATGTAGAAAAGGAGCAAGCGATTTATTATGACAGTGGCAAAATTCTTAAAGAAGCAGTTTTGGCATCCTGCTCTATTGCACCCTTGTTCGCTCCGGTGTATGTCAACAAAACACTTGTCGTAGACGGCGGGCTTGTAGACAATTTCCCGGTTGAGAGGCTGCAGCAGTACAATTATCCTATCATCGGAATAAATCTTTTTCCAAAATATAAAAAAGTGCCAAAAACCATACTGGGGTGGATTAAAAAGAATATACATACAGCATGGCAGTCAAAATATGTCAGCAAAAAAGAGCTTTGTTACATGTATCTGTGTAATGAAAAACTGTTGGATATCAAAGTTTTTTCATTTCGGGATATTGGCAAAGCTTATGCAATGGGAAGAGAAGAGATGCAAAAAATTATAAAAGAGAGTAACAAAGTATGA
- a CDS encoding GspE/PulE family protein has protein sequence MLNTEVLHDLHLQVCEPEGIPTEISVKNYLLFSKTEEEVIACVCERYLVEASNYYTKLEIKYPLKMLDEDSYDRLYNRFLELRTDKAIETMQEDSSEENEQEDISLTDFLRTSSDILTSEESAPIIKFVNALFYQAVKKRASDIHIEVKEKSGEVRFRIDGMLSKNADLDKKVVSLIISRIKVISNLDISEKRIPQDGRTQIKIAGEILDIRVSVLPTFYGERVVMRILMQSSQIPQITELGFHQDMIEKIKSLLRLSHGIILVTGPTGSGKTTSLHSFLREVESPEKNLITVEDPVEYKSESISQIQVNEKVGLTFASALRSILRQDPDVIMIGEIRDEETASIAVRAALTGHLVFSTIHTNSASATISRLVDMGIAPFLISSSILGILAQRLVRVLCPECKEEDVIAENFADDYNIPKESKIFKAKGCPACNYSGYTGRRSIGELLIMNDKVKDLLKTTADEHSIKEALEADGLQSISFQLSNMVLNGETSLDEAIRIGL, from the coding sequence ATGCTCAATACAGAAGTGCTTCATGATTTACATTTACAGGTATGTGAACCTGAGGGTATACCAACGGAGATCAGTGTTAAAAACTATCTTCTTTTTAGTAAAACAGAAGAAGAAGTCATTGCATGTGTCTGTGAAAGATATTTGGTTGAAGCGAGTAACTATTATACAAAACTAGAAATCAAATATCCTCTCAAGATGCTTGATGAAGATTCGTATGACAGGCTTTATAACCGTTTTTTGGAACTTCGAACAGACAAAGCAATAGAGACAATGCAAGAAGATTCTTCAGAAGAGAATGAACAAGAAGACATCTCTCTGACCGATTTTTTAAGAACGTCGAGTGACATTTTAACGAGTGAAGAATCAGCACCCATTATCAAGTTTGTCAATGCACTTTTTTATCAGGCTGTCAAAAAAAGAGCTTCGGATATCCATATAGAGGTCAAAGAGAAGAGCGGTGAAGTCCGATTTCGTATAGACGGAATGCTGAGTAAAAATGCAGATTTGGACAAAAAAGTTGTCAGTCTTATCATCAGCCGTATTAAAGTTATTTCAAATTTGGATATTTCGGAAAAACGTATTCCCCAAGACGGAAGAACACAGATAAAAATTGCAGGTGAGATATTGGATATCAGGGTTTCGGTACTGCCTACTTTTTATGGAGAAAGAGTTGTTATGCGTATTTTAATGCAAAGTTCACAAATACCGCAGATAACAGAGCTTGGATTTCATCAGGATATGATTGAAAAGATCAAAAGTCTGTTACGCCTTTCACACGGAATTATTTTAGTGACCGGACCGACAGGGAGTGGTAAAACAACATCTTTGCACTCTTTCCTGCGAGAAGTGGAATCTCCCGAAAAAAATCTTATAACCGTTGAAGATCCTGTGGAGTATAAATCAGAAAGCATATCGCAGATTCAAGTGAATGAAAAAGTAGGACTCACTTTTGCAAGTGCTCTGCGTTCAATTTTACGCCAGGATCCTGATGTCATAATGATAGGAGAAATCAGAGATGAAGAGACAGCATCTATTGCGGTGCGTGCAGCACTGACAGGGCATCTGGTTTTTTCTACAATTCACACAAATTCTGCATCTGCTACGATATCAAGATTGGTTGATATGGGAATTGCACCGTTTTTAATATCCTCTTCTATTTTAGGTATTTTGGCGCAAAGGCTGGTCCGCGTATTATGCCCTGAGTGCAAAGAAGAAGATGTCATAGCTGAAAATTTTGCCGATGACTACAATATCCCAAAAGAGAGCAAAATTTTTAAGGCAAAAGGGTGCCCCGCATGTAATTACAGTGGCTACACAGGCAGAAGATCGATAGGAGAACTTTTGATTATGAATGACAAGGTAAAAGATCTTTTAAAAACTACAGCGGATGAGCACAGTATCAAAGAAGCACTGGAAGCTGACGGTTTGCAAAGTATCTCTTTTCAACTCTCCAACATGGTTTTAAATGGAGAAACTTCGCTGGATGAAGCAATCCGTATCGGATTATAA
- the gspG gene encoding type II secretion system major pseudopilin GspG: MKNRSKSGFTLIELMIVIVILGLLAAMIMPSLTGKGEEAKRKLVCVQMKSIYNGALDMFKIDNSRYPTTDEGLEALVKNPDPQKYPNYSPSGYFKDNEIPKDSWGRNFIYMNNDGKVELVSLGADAKEGGTKEAADIKLSQCK; encoded by the coding sequence ATGAAAAACAGATCAAAGAGTGGTTTTACGCTCATAGAATTAATGATAGTTATTGTCATCCTGGGACTTTTGGCAGCCATGATAATGCCAAGTCTTACTGGAAAAGGCGAAGAAGCAAAAAGAAAACTGGTGTGTGTACAAATGAAGAGTATTTACAATGGTGCCCTTGATATGTTTAAAATTGACAACAGCAGGTATCCTACTACAGATGAAGGGCTTGAAGCCCTTGTAAAAAACCCGGATCCGCAAAAATATCCCAACTACTCACCGAGTGGGTATTTTAAAGACAATGAGATTCCAAAAGACTCATGGGGGAGAAATTTTATCTATATGAACAATGACGGCAAAGTGGAACTGGTCTCTCTTGGTGCAGATGCAAAAGAGGGCGGAACAAAAGAAGCTGCAGACATAAAACTCAGTCAGTGTAAATAA
- a CDS encoding secretin N-terminal domain-containing protein codes for MKFIKHIGLILLLTFSLQAREQVNVNFSNLAIDDFVKLVAKITHKNILMNYKINGSVNLVSSAPIYDDELMGMLVSVLQSKGYSLARNGSYYEIVRSSEVARSNADVVKPNQKVSGSLMVTQAVKVEGENVDIIAAKIRYLISKTAKLMTLKESNTILITDYPKNIETIKKIIKDIQITNNSIVKLVYIKHADAGKLQARLLDISKSIFNPKVVSDKVNIIFDENINGLIVIGNKKNVAKIEDLAKKLDVESNISRSVEIYSLKNSDAKNVIKTLKEIISDKTYKGLTTKPNISSSEEINAIIAVADPEILKGIKVIIDALDKEKYQVYVQARIININKNNAESLGMKYGFAAGDVSASGLYAMSANFGDANLQNLASTQIINYLGAIGSGAKSALALGATLDFLQSHGASKTISNPSILCVNNKQSSIYVGKTISIISGATTNAVSGVTNNYKRENIGLTLRIKPRVSSNDKVTLDVEASLENILSSDAAGQPVTSKQEVKTQAILRSGESIIIGGLVKSLDRKTKTKVPLLGDIPMIGEYLFSSTETIKEQDNLVVILTPYVIDKSEELSKLQRDLGVLSSVQKEYNEKIFKKIMSKKNEKIQKNTEPAVHVKGVY; via the coding sequence ATGAAATTCATTAAGCACATAGGATTGATACTACTTTTAACATTCTCTCTTCAGGCAAGAGAACAGGTGAATGTTAACTTTTCAAATTTGGCCATTGATGATTTTGTAAAACTGGTAGCAAAAATTACACATAAAAATATTTTAATGAATTATAAAATAAACGGAAGTGTGAATCTTGTAAGTTCTGCACCTATCTATGATGATGAATTGATGGGGATGCTGGTTTCTGTTTTACAGTCAAAAGGCTACTCTTTGGCACGTAATGGGTCTTATTATGAAATTGTCCGCTCTTCTGAGGTTGCAAGATCTAATGCGGATGTTGTCAAACCAAACCAAAAAGTATCCGGATCTTTAATGGTAACCCAGGCTGTTAAAGTAGAGGGTGAAAATGTAGATATTATAGCGGCAAAGATTCGTTATCTTATTTCAAAAACTGCAAAACTGATGACATTAAAAGAGAGCAATACGATCTTGATAACTGATTATCCAAAAAATATAGAAACCATTAAAAAAATAATCAAAGATATTCAAATAACAAACAACTCTATTGTAAAACTGGTATATATAAAACATGCAGATGCCGGAAAACTTCAGGCTCGTTTGTTGGATATAAGCAAGTCAATATTTAATCCTAAAGTCGTTTCGGACAAAGTCAATATCATTTTTGATGAAAATATAAACGGTTTGATTGTTATCGGAAATAAAAAGAATGTAGCAAAAATTGAAGATTTGGCGAAAAAACTTGATGTAGAGTCAAACATTAGCCGGTCAGTTGAAATTTACAGTCTTAAAAACTCTGATGCAAAGAATGTTATCAAAACCCTAAAAGAGATTATTTCTGATAAAACCTATAAAGGTCTCACCACAAAACCGAATATCTCTTCGAGCGAAGAGATCAATGCCATCATCGCAGTGGCGGACCCTGAGATACTCAAAGGAATCAAGGTTATTATTGATGCACTGGACAAGGAAAAATACCAGGTATATGTTCAGGCAAGAATTATTAATATCAACAAAAACAATGCCGAAAGTTTAGGAATGAAATATGGTTTTGCAGCAGGAGATGTTTCAGCATCCGGACTTTATGCAATGAGTGCAAACTTTGGTGATGCTAATTTGCAAAATCTGGCATCAACACAGATTATCAATTATCTCGGTGCTATTGGCTCTGGCGCAAAAAGCGCATTGGCCCTTGGGGCAACACTTGATTTTTTACAAAGTCACGGCGCATCAAAAACAATATCAAATCCTTCAATTCTCTGTGTCAACAATAAACAATCTTCCATCTATGTCGGTAAAACCATCTCTATAATATCCGGTGCAACAACAAATGCTGTTTCGGGGGTGACAAACAACTATAAAAGAGAAAATATCGGTCTGACATTACGAATCAAACCCAGAGTATCCTCAAACGACAAGGTAACTTTGGATGTTGAAGCGTCTTTGGAAAATATTTTAAGCTCTGATGCAGCGGGACAGCCTGTTACGTCAAAGCAAGAGGTGAAGACACAGGCGATTTTAAGAAGCGGCGAAAGCATTATCATCGGCGGTCTTGTAAAATCCCTTGACAGAAAAACAAAAACAAAAGTTCCTCTGCTGGGTGATATTCCAATGATAGGAGAGTATCTTTTTTCATCTACTGAAACAATTAAAGAACAGGATAACTTAGTAGTCATTCTGACTCCTTATGTCATAGACAAAAGTGAAGAACTTTCAAAACTGCAAAGAGACCTGGGTGTTCTTTCAAGTGTGCAAAAAGAGTATAATGAAAAAATCTTTAAAAAGATAATGAGTAAAAAAAATGAAAAGATACAAAAGAATACAGAACCTGCAGTGCATGTCAAAGGTGTCTATTAA
- a CDS encoding HepT-like ribonuclease domain-containing protein, which produces MQKKILSMYDEKNLIHILTMLECCEKAWLYTKDFENPIDFIWANEQKELNATISLFIAIGEESKKIDRSLKDSVKCELSWSDIAGLRDKISHDYRGVDGDILWIVIHKDLHKLKSALIDMIKLINPSKDLLKEFLATPYYKHLEYLLAYEDL; this is translated from the coding sequence ATGCAAAAAAAGATTTTATCTATGTATGATGAAAAAAACTTGATTCATATTTTGACTATGCTTGAGTGTTGTGAAAAAGCATGGTTATACACAAAAGATTTTGAAAATCCAATAGACTTTATATGGGCAAATGAGCAAAAAGAACTCAATGCCACCATATCACTTTTTATAGCTATTGGTGAAGAATCTAAAAAAATAGATAGATCTTTGAAAGATTCAGTAAAATGTGAACTTTCTTGGAGTGATATAGCAGGTCTTAGAGATAAAATATCACACGATTATAGAGGTGTGGATGGAGATATCTTATGGATAGTAATTCATAAAGATTTGCACAAACTAAAATCTGCACTTATTGATATGATTAAACTGATAAATCCATCTAAAGATTTGCTAAAAGAGTTTTTAGCGACACCTTATTACAAGCATTTAGAGTATCTTTTAGCATATGAAGACTTATGA
- a CDS encoding type II secretion system F family protein — translation MIFKYSGIDEFGKKVSDKIEASDLAEAKSKIKAKKIIYQKISEEAPSFFDSLHFSRKYRISTKELSGLSRELAMYIRSGISIVSALKIVQTHYENNKKMKLFLSTVSTHLNEGKDFYSALEAQKVVVLPEFFKYSIKVSENGGVLDEVLLELSKFLKEQERIKKEIKSAFAYPSFMIIVSLLMIAFMLTFVVPQITGIFVNMHQELPTPTKVVIAAGTFFQNNFKIILASLFAGIVIFIFARKKSRSFAYGVDKLLLKLPYFGEIIQKSELARFSYMASLLVRSGVPFVRTINLGTNILNNLVLKELFTTASKKVVEGKLLSNALNESDIKIDYAFIQSIALGEETSELETILHNVSELYFEENRDKISLLLTLLEPALMLFVGGSIGFIVSAMLLPIFSMSIQ, via the coding sequence ATGATATTTAAGTACAGCGGAATTGACGAGTTTGGTAAAAAAGTATCTGACAAGATTGAAGCTTCTGATTTGGCAGAGGCCAAGAGTAAGATTAAAGCCAAAAAGATTATTTATCAAAAAATCAGTGAAGAAGCCCCGTCATTTTTTGACTCCCTACATTTTTCAAGAAAATACCGAATAAGTACAAAAGAGTTGTCCGGACTTTCCCGTGAACTTGCCATGTATATCCGTTCCGGTATCAGTATAGTGTCTGCACTGAAAATTGTGCAGACACATTATGAAAACAACAAAAAGATGAAACTCTTTTTATCTACAGTGAGTACACATCTGAATGAGGGAAAAGATTTTTACTCAGCACTTGAAGCGCAAAAGGTAGTGGTGCTTCCGGAATTTTTCAAGTACTCGATAAAAGTCAGTGAAAACGGGGGTGTTTTGGATGAAGTGCTTTTGGAACTTTCAAAATTTTTAAAAGAACAGGAACGCATTAAAAAAGAGATAAAAAGTGCTTTTGCCTACCCTTCTTTTATGATAATTGTCTCTTTGCTTATGATTGCTTTTATGCTGACCTTTGTGGTGCCGCAGATTACAGGAATATTTGTCAATATGCATCAGGAACTGCCTACACCTACAAAAGTAGTCATTGCAGCAGGAACATTTTTTCAAAATAATTTTAAAATCATTTTGGCATCACTGTTTGCCGGTATTGTCATATTTATATTTGCACGCAAGAAAAGCCGCTCTTTTGCGTACGGGGTCGATAAACTGCTGTTAAAACTTCCGTATTTTGGAGAGATTATACAAAAAAGTGAGTTGGCACGCTTCTCTTATATGGCATCTTTGCTGGTCCGCTCGGGTGTCCCTTTTGTGCGTACTATAAATCTCGGGACAAATATTTTAAACAATCTTGTGCTCAAAGAGCTGTTTACAACTGCTTCAAAGAAAGTGGTAGAAGGAAAACTGCTTTCGAATGCACTCAATGAATCAGATATAAAGATTGATTATGCTTTTATCCAGTCTATAGCTTTGGGAGAAGAGACGTCAGAACTTGAAACAATTTTGCATAATGTTTCAGAACTCTATTTTGAAGAGAATCGTGACAAGATTTCTCTGCTGTTAACTTTGCTTGAACCTGCTCTTATGCTCTTTGTCGGTGGATCTATCGGATTTATAGTTTCTGCTATGTTGTTGCCAATTTTTTCTATGAGTATTCAGTAA
- a CDS encoding type II secretion system protein has translation MKKAFTLIELMIVIVIMGVVYTLVIGSFKKLSEKSTNLSLKNLKEFLQSYPHKESAKFVCLDKCKNCFVLIDGKKQDIKIKNFLDESVQVYRYDFDLGAMQKENTGYFNQDNIEENVCFSYEVDGDGVGDQVLVEYKNNVYDFTPYFEPPQVYSSVEEAVNAKQDLMTKIIQ, from the coding sequence TTGAAAAAAGCTTTTACTCTCATTGAACTTATGATAGTCATAGTGATAATGGGAGTTGTTTATACTTTGGTCATAGGCAGTTTTAAAAAGCTCAGTGAAAAAAGTACAAATTTGTCACTTAAAAATTTAAAAGAGTTTTTACAATCTTATCCGCATAAAGAGAGTGCAAAGTTTGTTTGTTTGGATAAGTGCAAGAATTGTTTTGTACTGATAGATGGAAAAAAGCAGGATATAAAGATAAAAAATTTCCTTGATGAGAGTGTACAAGTTTATCGCTATGACTTTGATCTTGGTGCGATGCAAAAAGAGAATACAGGCTATTTTAATCAGGATAATATTGAAGAAAATGTCTGCTTTTCATATGAAGTGGATGGTGACGGAGTCGGTGATCAGGTACTGGTAGAGTATAAAAACAATGTATATGATTTTACACCCTATTTTGAACCTCCGCAAGTGTACAGCAGTGTAGAAGAAGCAGTAAATGCAAAACAAGATTTAATGACAAAGATAATACAATGA
- a CDS encoding CoA-binding protein — MECEFPTVNSNMDEVKEIFESVKTIAVLGLSPDESKDSHRVAKYLQDQGYKIIPVYPKGETILGEKVYNSLAEIPFAVDMVDIFRKPAALDAIADACIKRGDVKVFWAQKGIVNNEAAKKAQDAGMKVVQNQCTMVDHRNLQG; from the coding sequence ATGGAGTGCGAATTTCCTACAGTTAATTCAAATATGGATGAAGTAAAAGAGATTTTTGAGAGTGTTAAAACGATTGCGGTTTTGGGGCTTTCTCCTGATGAGAGCAAAGACAGTCACAGGGTTGCCAAATATCTTCAGGATCAGGGGTATAAAATAATTCCTGTTTATCCAAAAGGAGAGACGATTCTTGGAGAAAAAGTTTATAACTCTTTGGCTGAAATTCCTTTTGCAGTTGACATGGTTGATATTTTCAGAAAACCCGCAGCACTTGATGCCATTGCAGATGCCTGTATAAAACGTGGTGATGTAAAAGTTTTTTGGGCACAAAAAGGTATAGTAAACAATGAAGCCGCTAAAAAAGCACAGGATGCAGGAATGAAAGTTGTACAAAACCAGTGCACTATGGTTGATCATCGAAATCTACAGGGCTGA